The Pleuronectes platessa chromosome 10, fPlePla1.1, whole genome shotgun sequence genome contains a region encoding:
- the LOC128449946 gene encoding uncharacterized protein LOC128449946 isoform X6, with amino-acid sequence MRRCFPLPKQASTISVKKFCSAANMRNLISVAVILHVAFTAAGLKLDGKEVEFGDMIAYKPEFGWDTVDYQHYATFVGDRYPEGNTFERTDDEPYCFFLPIDMSRSPHVFNFLDGYVDKKGKVYTKGTETEMKARIEETRADCGLYDAVCNNCEHLATYVRYGKKISLQFNITGGRLLCKLRPECEHMWNYVEKTNESQYNAASSVNPVGLTSLCLIALFLCDMSF; translated from the exons ATGAGGAGATGTTTTCCTCTGCCCAAACAGGCTTCCACCATCTCAGTGAAGAAG ttctgctctgctgccaACATGAGGAACCTGATCTCTGTGGCTGTGATCCTTCATGTGGCGTTCACAGCAGCAGGCCTAAAACTCGACGGAAAAGAA GTGGAGTTTGGAGACATGATTGCTTATAAACCTGAGTTTGGATGGGATACTGTTGATTATCAGCATTATGCTACTTTTGTGGGGGACAGATATCCTGAAGGAAACACATTTGAACGCACAG ACGACGAGCCATACTGCTTTTTCTTGCCAATCGATATGTCTAGAAGTCCTCATGTTTTCAATTTCCTCGACGGATATGTGGATAAAAAGGGAAAGGTGTACACCAAAGGCACTGAGACTGAAATGAAGGCCCGCATCGAAGAGACACGTGCCGACTGTGGATTGTATGATGCTGTCTGCAACAACTGTGAACACCTTGCTACCTATGTGCGTTACGGAAAGAAGATATCACTGCAG ttcAACATAACTGGTGGACGGCTCCTCTGCAAACTACGCCCAGAGTGTGAACACATGTGGAATTACGTGGAGAAAACGAATGAGTCACAATATAACGCCGCCTCCTCAGTCAACCCAGTCGGATTGACTTCTTTATGTCTTATTGCTCTTTTCTTATGTGATATGAGTTTTTGA
- the LOC128449946 gene encoding uncharacterized protein LOC128449946 isoform X1 — translation MKETSSSASTGSHRLTHEGFHHLSEEGLFTPSLISSSSLPHLFFISSSIHQWLQFCSAANMRNLISVAVILHVAFTAAGLKLDGKEVEFGDMIAYKPEFGWDTVDYQHYATFVGDRYPEGNTFERTDDEPYCFFLPIDMSRSPHVFNFLDGYVDKKGKVYTKGTETEMKARIEETRADCGLYDAVCNNCEHLATYVRYGKKISLQFNITGGRLLCKLRPECEHMWNYVEKTNESQYNAASSVNPVGLTSLCLIALFLCDMSF, via the exons GCTTCCACCATCTCAGTGAAGAAG GACTTTTTACTCCGTCCCTcatctcttcctcatctcttcctcatctcttcttcatctcttcctcgaTACATCAGTG GTtacagttctgctctgctgccaACATGAGGAACCTGATCTCTGTGGCTGTGATCCTTCATGTGGCGTTCACAGCAGCAGGCCTAAAACTCGACGGAAAAGAA GTGGAGTTTGGAGACATGATTGCTTATAAACCTGAGTTTGGATGGGATACTGTTGATTATCAGCATTATGCTACTTTTGTGGGGGACAGATATCCTGAAGGAAACACATTTGAACGCACAG ACGACGAGCCATACTGCTTTTTCTTGCCAATCGATATGTCTAGAAGTCCTCATGTTTTCAATTTCCTCGACGGATATGTGGATAAAAAGGGAAAGGTGTACACCAAAGGCACTGAGACTGAAATGAAGGCCCGCATCGAAGAGACACGTGCCGACTGTGGATTGTATGATGCTGTCTGCAACAACTGTGAACACCTTGCTACCTATGTGCGTTACGGAAAGAAGATATCACTGCAG ttcAACATAACTGGTGGACGGCTCCTCTGCAAACTACGCCCAGAGTGTGAACACATGTGGAATTACGTGGAGAAAACGAATGAGTCACAATATAACGCCGCCTCCTCAGTCAACCCAGTCGGATTGACTTCTTTATGTCTTATTGCTCTTTTCTTATGTGATATGAGTTTTTGA
- the dctn3 gene encoding dynactin subunit 3, which translates to MDKKMETDDLETRLHTLETRVYGERRVKSSKPAKCAESLARIQAGLTNTANKRERVKILHKKIEDLMKYLDPQFTDHITVPDAMKLEFILAEEDFLLSQAALLEQVSSLQPLLDSTYIRDVPEHATKLQRLSQIHIKEQDQTEVQSLEVKKLFEDYNKMMFLLSKQFTQWDESLRKMEEAKGIRPVEE; encoded by the exons ATGGATAAAAAGATGGAGACGGACGATCTGGAGACGCGTCTTCACACGCTGGAGACTCGAGTCTATGGCGAGAGGAGAGTCAAGAGTTCGAAACCCGCCAAG TGTGCGGAGTCTCTGGCCCGGATCCAGGCAGGTCTGACGAACACAGccaacaaaagagagagagtgaagatcCTGCACAAGAAGA TTGAGGACCTCATGAAGTACCTGGACCCCCAGTTCACGGACCACATCACCGTACCGGACGCTATGAAGCTGGAATTTATCCTCGCTG AGGAGGACTTCCTGCTCTCCCAGGCTGCTTTGCTGGAGCAGGTCAGCAGCCTCCAGCCGCTGCTGGACAGCACCTACATCAGAG ATGTACCAGAGCACGCTACCAAGTTACAGCGTCTATCCCAGATTCACATTAAAGAACAG GACCAAACTGAAGTTCAGTCGCTGGAAGTAAAGAAGCTTTTTGAGGACTACAACAAAATG ATGTTCCTGCTGTCCAAGCAGTTCACCCAATGGGACGAGAGCctgaggaagatggaggaggccAAGGGCATCCGGCCTGTGGAGGAGTAA